In Solea senegalensis isolate Sse05_10M linkage group LG6, IFAPA_SoseM_1, whole genome shotgun sequence, one genomic interval encodes:
- the LOC122771364 gene encoding tumor necrosis factor ligand superfamily member 14-like, which yields MAEGDVGVCPQVFVVDSHPDFVSMPRKRDPLWGRVGQKFLLLLVALTMLGLVLQGFFIYVLHKKTEALSDSHHFYLNWSNPKTSGQQIANLMSQVGSKEINEIAIVRPQQIQERPFAHLMGSNSPVGENNVVQWIHNSGDAVTHNMGYDKGQLLVEKDGYYYLYSKVQLNAAVECSLILHKVMKNTSAYGESLELMRSKSFRCRHPKPTSKTSAGENMWNSFLAGIFHLQSGDKIFVTLENIQRMRPGPADNFMGAFMIFP from the exons ATGGCAGAGGGCGACGTGGGAGTCTGCCCCCAAGTGTTTGTGGTGGACAGTCACCCAGACTTTGTCTCCATGCCCAGGAAGAGGGACCCACTGTGGGGTAGAGTAGGCCAAaagtttctcctcctgctggtGGCTCTGACCATGTTGGGACTTGTTCTGCAGGGGTTTTTCATCTACGTACTGCACAAGAAAACAGAG GCCCTCAGTGACTCTCATCATTTCTACTTGAACTGGTCCAATCCTAAAACATCTGGCCAGCAG ATTGCCAACTTAATGAGTCAAGTGGGATCTAAAG AGATCAATGAGATTGCCATAGTGCGACCACAACAGATCCAGGAAAGGCCGTTCGCTCATCTCATGG GCTCCAATAGTCCTGTCGGGGAAAACAATGTGGTGCAGTGGATACACAACAGTGGTGATGCCGTTACACACAATATGGGCTACGACAAGGGTCAACTGTTGGTCGAGAAGGACGGTTACTACTACCTGTACTCCAAAGTGCAACTGAACGCAGCAGTGGAGTGTTCCCTTATCCTGCACAAAGtcatgaaaaacacaagtgCCTACGGTGAATCGTTAGAACTGATGAGATCAAAAAG TTTCCGCTGCCGGCACCCAAAACCGACAAGTAAGACATCAGCCGGGGAGAACATGTGGAACAGCTTCCTTGCTGGGATTTTCCACCTGCAGAGTGGGGATAAAATATTCGTCACATTGGAGAATATACAGCGAATGCGACCAGGACCTGCAGACAACTTCATGGGGGCCTTTATGATATTTCCTTAg
- the LOC122770636 gene encoding uncharacterized protein LOC122770636, producing MRDQNREMDVESLQKTDSRRGSCLDVFLVVSIVFLFVAVTGLAAGGAMFALDVRSQLKPFEVLPPTAERLTGPAPYPEYKMQKFAFLEAKSVELKNSTMHWHPVHYGAAVSVGTNFLFNPAQQSLKPHQEGTYFMYMELNVTCTFNCNAGLLSVSVGDKLTCTLRLPATTSSTPVSKKCWAVSQMNGKKLVMQMTVHGAEMRYWRLESTGSGFGMFLVD from the exons ATGAGAGACCAGAACCGTGAGATGGACGTTGAGTCTCTCCAGAAGACAGACAGTAGACGCGGAAGCTGCCTGGACGTTTTTCTCGTTGTGTCCATCGTTTTTCTCTTTGTGGCGGTGACGGGCTTGGCTGCCGGTGGAGCGATGTTTGCGCTGGACGTGCGCTCTCAACTCAAGCCTTTTGAAGTCTTACCTCCCACAGCTGAAAGGTTGACAGGACCCGCACCTTACCCAGAGTACAAG ATGCAGAAATTTGCCTTCCTGGAAGCCAAATCAG TTGAACTCAAGAACTCCACCATGCACTGGCATCCAGTCCACTATGGTGCTGCTGTGTCCGTCGGAACCAACTTCTTGTTCAACCCGGCGCAGCAGTCGCTGAAGCCACATCAAGAAGGGACCTACTTCATGTACATGGAACTCAATGTAACCTGCACCTTCAATTGCAATGCGGGCCTCTTAAGCGTCAGTGTGGGCGATAAACTCACGTGTACGTTGAGGCTTCCAGCTACAACAAGTTCAACACCTGTGAGCAAGAAGTGCTGGGCAGTGAGCCAGATGAATGGAAAGAAACTGGTCATGCAGATGACAGTGCATGGAGCGGAAATGAGGTACTGGAGACTGGAGTCAACGGGCTCAGGATTTGGGATGTTCCTTGTGGACTAA